TGTACAAATGCAGTGTTTCTTTTTCATTTACTAAGCGAAACTCTTTTCCACTATTTCCATTATCCCAATCGTATTGCCATTCCTGTACAGTTTCCCATGTCGTCAAATCAAAATCTACTAAGTATCCTGCTTTTATATTTATGATACTTAATCGCATTGGGTCAGCTTCTGGAGAATCTAAAATACGAGGCGCAATTGGACGTATTTTGCTAATACTGCGTTTTTCTAAGTTTATAGAATTATCTTTTCCAGTATCTTTTTTCTGTAAATCATAAGGTGTGCGAAGCATAAAACGTGAACCTTTCGCAGAAGAATAAGAAGAGGAAGAAATAGAGTCTGCTGTTGTAGGATTTTTGAGACCATAACGATACTTTACAAGCACATGACGAAGTGTTTGGTCTGCTATTTTGTTGTTATGAGCTTCTATCATAGAGGGAATCCTGAATAAATCAATAAACCACCAAATACCAAAACCACCTGCCGTAAACCAATATAAAAATTGTAAAATCCATTGATTGAGATAAGCATAATGTGTCCCAAAGACAAGCAAGTGCAAAATGTATCCTATGGAAGTCGTACGTGCATTTCGGTTATATTCTTCAAAAAATTCTCGTTGAGCTTCCTGTGGGAGTTCTGAAAGTTGAGCAGTAACAGCATAAGGAAGTTCACGAGTGAGTGAAGGTGGTAATATTAGATTTCCCATTTATTAACTTAATCTTTTTTACTTGTGATGTAATTTATATTCCTAATTTTTTAAGTTTGTTTTCATCTATCTACAACTTACGTAAAAAAAAATTAAAGGATTATAGAAAAAACCTGATTTAGGAATATTTAGTGATTAAAACTAGAAAATCTATTTTCATTGCTTAATTTTTCAATTCCTAATTAAATTTACTCTTTTCTACAATGTTTTGTTTTAATTTTAATTCTAGTTTTAGAGCTTTGGGTAGTAAAATTCTATTTTCTATATCTGCATGTATTTTCAATTCTTCTTCAAAATCTTTTAATTCTGCATATAAAACTTTTATTAAAAGAGGTGTTTTTGCTGTAATTTTATAGTTACAGGTAAGTTCTCTAATTCCTTTCATTTCATCGTCATCTTGTTGATGCTGACGTAAAAAACGTGAAATAGAATGTTCTTTCATTGGGTAAAATACTTTTGTTATTTGTATTTTTCCATAAAAAGCATTGTCTAAAAGACTAATATAATCGAAGAGCGAATCTTCTTCTTCAAAAATATGATGAATAAAATCTTCTGCAAATAAAGGAAAAGCAATTTTTAAATCTCCTATAATGGATTTATATTGATTTTCAAATCCACTACTATCACAATCACAAACCAGTTTTGACATATAAGGCAAACTACGACGCATAAAAATACGATGAGAATGCTTCAAATAATCAATAACAAGTTGTACAGGATAATGAGAGATACTTTGATATATTGCTTTTGATGAATTAGTGTTTTTACTAACTGCTAACTCTAATTGTTTTATTAAAAGTGCAGCATCAATTCCTTTTTCAGCACAACTTTGTGCTAATGTTTGATGAGCATGATTATAAAAATCTATTCCAAAATAATGAAGCACAGCAGCATACACATAGTTTTTAGAAACTAAATGGGTTATGTTTTCAGTAGGTTGGAGAGTAGTATTATTTTCTCTATTATTTTCTTTCTTACTATTATCTCTATTTTCCATAGGCTTCTTGTTATTTGAAAGAACAATTTACTAATCTACAAAAATATAGATTTTTGAGCAAACCTAAATACTTTTTTAATAGGAAGAAAAATCAAGTTGTCATGATTTAAATTTATTTTGAGAGTCTTAAAAAATTAAAATCGTAGAATAAAAAGTAGTTTATTCCTATT
This is a stretch of genomic DNA from Bernardetia sp. MNP-M8. It encodes these proteins:
- a CDS encoding DUF4178 domain-containing protein encodes the protein MGNLILPPSLTRELPYAVTAQLSELPQEAQREFFEEYNRNARTTSIGYILHLLVFGTHYAYLNQWILQFLYWFTAGGFGIWWFIDLFRIPSMIEAHNNKIADQTLRHVLVKYRYGLKNPTTADSISSSSYSSAKGSRFMLRTPYDLQKKDTGKDNSINLEKRSISKIRPIAPRILDSPEADPMRLSIINIKAGYLVDFDLTTWETVQEWQYDWDNGNSGKEFRLVNEKETLHLYIRNEGTQLHTILARKVNIHSIDRELEEEIQTNLRPPSVLNHQEIDYFRENTKTGWRHELTAKTSANKITIWEYFDETMTFFMRIEQLEGQTYKATVGEVISPFEFSNVLPKE
- a CDS encoding iron-sulfur cluster repair di-iron protein, with the translated sequence MENRDNSKKENNRENNTTLQPTENITHLVSKNYVYAAVLHYFGIDFYNHAHQTLAQSCAEKGIDAALLIKQLELAVSKNTNSSKAIYQSISHYPVQLVIDYLKHSHRIFMRRSLPYMSKLVCDCDSSGFENQYKSIIGDLKIAFPLFAEDFIHHIFEEEDSLFDYISLLDNAFYGKIQITKVFYPMKEHSISRFLRQHQQDDDEMKGIRELTCNYKITAKTPLLIKVLYAELKDFEEELKIHADIENRILLPKALKLELKLKQNIVEKSKFN